In Ciona intestinalis chromosome 7, KH, whole genome shotgun sequence, the genomic window AGAAAGGTTGAAATGCGGGAATGTCACAATTTAGTTGCGTAAAAACAGAATGACTGTTAGCTAGTTGGCATTTGTAGTAAAGAGAGCAGAAGGTAACAGAAaaatcatttgtttttttaagccACAACATACAAGCGTAATATGTAAGATTAACTTGTTGCATGATGGAAAACTAACTGTAAAGCAAGCACATGCGCTATAATTATAATGTCTAACGCTCTGTTTGCAACCATACTTTATACCCAAGAAACATTCTTTACTGTTAAATTACAAACCTTTAATTTTCCAAAGATCTCAAGACTTCTCTCTTTCTGTGCGATGACTGTGTTTTCGGACTTAAATGGATGCGGTAATTTTCCTCCGTCTCCAGGACTCCCTCCATGCTCCTCCCAAGAGCTTCCATGCTCTTTTCCAACTTAGCTGTCTTCTTATGTTGATTCAAGCGCTGTTTAAAAGCAAGCTTCTTACGAGCTGGTAATTCTTTAGCAGTAGACAAACCCATTCTACCATGCTTATGTAGATACTCAACTCTGTCCATGGTAAAAGGTTCCCGGTATGTTTTTCCCTCTGATGCAGTTGGCACCATCTCTCCATGCACTTCTTGATGTGTTTCATCAACGTTATCATATGGAGAAACCTCTTTAGGGCAAGCAGCATTTTCCACCTCAGAATCCCCACCATCGCTGTGTGGTCCTTCATCATAAAAAGGAAAATCGTGTTCCACTTCTGAAAAATTGTTCACTTTCTTCTTATCTGGCCCTGGAAGTTTTGCTCCCACATCTGGAGGTTCATCTCTTCTGGACTTTATTTTATTCGGACAAGGTTTCTTGTTTCTTCTTGTTTTTGGtttcttttcttgtttttcgtAACTTTCAAATAGCTCGGTTTCTTTCCATGATCTCGGTTGAGTCTTCCGGACCTTTTCTCCCTTTTCCTCTTCATCGAACATTCCAACCTGATCCACATCAATCGCATTAAATCCGAATGCCTCCCTGAACGAGTTCCTCAACTTATCCTGTTTTGCTCTTTTGTTCTTCTTCCTCCTGAGGACCACAGACTTTTTCTCCTTCTGGGATTTTTTCCGCTCTGGAAGCATAGGACGTGAGGCACCATGCTCCCCAGAATCATTACTCTTCTGAGCATCTTCTGGATCATCTTGTAGTGCTTCAGCGACAGCAGAGTCAGAAAAACATCCTTCTTTCTTCTCGTACATATTCTGTGTTTTCTTTACCCAATTTCTGACCAAAGTATTTGGTGAACCTGGTCTATGCCTCTTAGGAGTCTCGCAGATCTTGGATAACTTTGTCCTCGGTGTGTCCTCTGCTACATCCGGAGCTTGCTCTTCCACTGCAGAAAACCAACTTGAGTCCTCCGACTGCTCTTTAACTGGAGGATAACCAGGAACAATCCTTTTATGTCGGTTGGGGTCATTTTCAATCAAATCCCCAGGAGTGGATGTTGCTTTTGGCTTTGGCATCTGTAGCTGATCAATATCCAAACTCTTTCTGATCTTTTTATTAGCAAACACATTGGGTGGTATAGCTGAAACCTTAAACCCGACTCTAGCGTTCCCTATAACCGACACACTTTGGCCTTCTGCGGTGTCTTTCAGACCATGAACATGGTTTTTGTTCACCAAATGCTTGGTACAGTGGTTTTTCTGCGGTTCCA contains:
- the LOC104265836 gene encoding uncharacterized protein LOC104265836 gives rise to the protein MAPRSKDGLARGNIRDQNISNFAASQASIAIVSPRKLDKSHVELPEYCFTWLDVFIVVVSMGTYIADIVTDILVMLVYWNIDEISWASLTLTFLIVPAVIMQVFSTRWYLADGHRISVSMVLIHLFMMGPIKRYITVLIMGFKARKSKRIEDYQSMYAELSDVSMLRLFECFLESAPQLVLQLYIMIRVEEGDHILTGVSACFSLLSLSWAMVAYTKALRAAASQRKKVSWPGIFLQTMWRCGMVVGRVVAIVLFATVFQEWTLLILGLHWFLMTAWLVAQKTDFCNTWYEERLFNAVIGIIYVFCFFNMKEGRSRCRAAFYYTAMLAENSLMIMLWWPHRVPGTWYNIPALVAVWGGFLVGSVSMSMYYQFFHPASRYSCHCCNAWHKLAYRCYYACCCGEVPSPTYVAGSTPYKKGRDTSGSNEFETTVSSEEELDCRDFTDLRCSYETPTTFPGDHSGMEPQKNHCTKHLVNKNHVHGLKDTAEGQSVSVIGNARVGFKVSAIPPNVFANKKIRKSLDIDQLQMPKPKATSTPGDLIENDPNRHKRIVPGYPPVKEQSEDSSWFSAVEEQAPDVAEDTPRTKLSKICETPKRHRPGSPNTLVRNWVKKTQNMYEKKEGCFSDSAVAEALQDDPEDAQKSNDSGEHGASRPMLPERKKSQKEKKSVVLRRKKNKRAKQDKLRNSFREAFGFNAIDVDQVGMFDEEEKGEKVRKTQPRSWKETELFESYEKQEKKPKTRRNKKPCPNKIKSRRDEPPDVGAKLPGPDKKKVNNFSEVEHDFPFYDEGPHSDGGDSEVENAACPKEVSPYDNVDETHQEVHGEMVPTASEGKTYREPFTMDRVEYLHKHGRMGLSTAKELPARKKLAFKQRLNQHKKTAKLEKSMEALGRSMEGVLETEENYRIHLSPKTQSSHRKREVLRSLEN